From the genome of Flavobacterium luteolum, one region includes:
- the gyrB gene encoding DNA topoisomerase (ATP-hydrolyzing) subunit B → MSEEIKKNNYSADSIQALEGMEHVRMRPSMYIGDVGVRGLHHLVYEVVDNSIDEAMGGHCDTISVAINEDGSVTVEDNGRGIPVDLHKKEGVSALEVVMTKIGAGGKFDKDSYKVSGGLHGVGVSVVNALSVHMKSTVFREGKIYEQEYERGKSLYPVKQIGETDKRGTRQTFYPDDTIFTQTTEFSYDTLSARMRELSFLNKGITITFTDKREVDEKGEFRSEVFHSDEGLKEYIRYLDGNREPIVSHVISMDNDKGEIPVEVALIYNTSYTENIFSYVNNINTHEGGTHLQGFRSGLTRTLKKYADASGLLDKLKFEISGDDFREGLTAIISVKVSEPQFEGQTKTKLGNREVVSPVSQAVGEMLENYLEENPNDAKLIIQKVILAAQARHAAKKAREMVQRKTVMGGGGLPGKLSDCSEQDPARCEVYLVEGDSAGGTAKQGRDRNFQAILPLRGKILNVEKAMHHKVFENEEIRNIFTALGVTVGTAEDSKALNLEKLRYHKVIIMCDADVDGSHISTLILTFFFRFMKELIEEGHVYIAAPPLYLVKKGNKKEYAWNDVQRDQANERMGGSANIQRYKGLGEMNAEQLWETTMDPNFRTLRQVNIDSLAEADQVFSMLMGDEVPPRREFIEKNAVYANIDA, encoded by the coding sequence ATGAGCGAAGAAATCAAGAAGAACAATTATTCAGCAGATAGTATTCAGGCATTAGAAGGGATGGAGCACGTAAGAATGCGTCCGTCGATGTATATTGGTGATGTAGGGGTTCGAGGACTACACCATTTGGTTTACGAGGTTGTTGATAACTCTATTGATGAGGCCATGGGAGGACATTGTGATACAATTAGTGTCGCAATAAACGAAGATGGTTCTGTTACAGTTGAAGATAATGGTCGTGGTATTCCAGTTGATTTGCATAAAAAAGAAGGTGTTTCTGCACTTGAGGTTGTAATGACAAAGATTGGTGCCGGAGGTAAATTCGACAAAGATTCATATAAAGTTTCAGGAGGTTTGCACGGGGTTGGGGTTTCTGTAGTAAATGCCCTTTCTGTTCACATGAAATCTACTGTATTTAGAGAAGGTAAAATTTATGAGCAGGAATACGAAAGAGGTAAATCTTTATATCCAGTAAAACAAATTGGAGAGACTGATAAACGAGGAACTCGTCAGACTTTCTATCCAGATGATACGATCTTTACTCAGACTACTGAGTTTTCATATGATACACTTTCAGCGCGTATGCGTGAGCTTTCTTTCTTGAATAAAGGAATTACGATTACCTTTACAGATAAGAGGGAAGTGGATGAAAAAGGCGAATTCAGAAGTGAAGTATTTCATTCTGATGAAGGTCTTAAAGAATACATTCGTTACTTAGATGGTAACCGTGAGCCAATTGTTTCTCATGTTATCAGTATGGATAATGATAAAGGGGAAATTCCAGTTGAGGTTGCCTTGATTTACAATACAAGTTATACAGAGAACATTTTCTCTTACGTAAATAATATCAATACTCACGAAGGAGGAACGCACTTACAAGGTTTTAGAAGTGGTTTGACAAGAACGCTTAAAAAATATGCTGATGCTTCTGGTCTATTAGATAAATTAAAATTCGAAATTTCTGGAGATGACTTCCGTGAAGGATTAACAGCAATTATTTCGGTAAAAGTATCTGAGCCTCAATTCGAAGGTCAAACGAAAACTAAGCTTGGAAATAGAGAGGTTGTTTCTCCAGTTTCTCAAGCGGTTGGAGAAATGCTAGAGAATTATTTGGAAGAAAATCCAAATGATGCGAAATTAATTATCCAAAAAGTAATCTTAGCGGCGCAAGCACGTCACGCAGCGAAAAAAGCGCGTGAAATGGTACAGCGTAAAACCGTTATGGGCGGTGGAGGATTGCCAGGTAAATTATCTGACTGTTCTGAGCAAGATCCAGCAAGATGTGAGGTTTACCTTGTCGAGGGAGATTCGGCTGGTGGAACAGCAAAACAAGGGCGTGATCGTAACTTTCAAGCGATTCTGCCATTACGTGGTAAAATCTTGAACGTTGAAAAAGCGATGCACCATAAAGTATTCGAAAACGAAGAGATTAGAAATATCTTTACTGCTCTAGGTGTAACTGTTGGAACTGCAGAAGATAGTAAAGCGTTAAATTTAGAAAAACTTAGATATCATAAGGTAATCATCATGTGTGATGCCGATGTCGATGGTAGCCACATTTCTACCTTAATATTAACGTTCTTCTTCCGTTTTATGAAAGAACTTATTGAAGAAGGTCACGTGTATATTGCGGCACCGCCTTTATACTTAGTTAAAAAAGGAAACAAGAAAGAATATGCTTGGAATGATGTTCAGCGTGATCAAGCTAACGAAAGAATGGGAGGAAGTGCCAATATTCAGCGTTATAAAGGTCTTGGAGAGATGAACGCGGAGCAATTATGGGAAACTACAATGGATCCGAATTTCAGAACTTTACGCCAAGTAAATATCGATAGTCTTGCAGAAGCTGATCAAGTTTTCTCTATGTTAATGGGTGATGAAGTGCCGCCTCGTAGAGAATTTATCGAGAAAAATGCAGTTTATGCAAATATTGATGCATAA
- the asnB gene encoding asparagine synthase B, with protein sequence MSGLLAVIGKGKDPKLVKELSERMSHRGPDESDIHIMENGSILCHESLSIIDLNSGKQPIQGTNKAWMVHDGEIYNYQELKETILKDHTFRTESDSEVIVHLYEEFGYDFCNKLDGDFAFVVIDGDKYIAGRDPIGVKPLYYGLDERGRIYFSSEMKSIADQCKSFSTFPPGHYYTAKTGFVKYYRPEYEDHKNATHALDLELIRESLIQATNKRLLGNVPLGTVLSGGLDTSLISSIASRLLKEKGRKLHSFSIGLDAEAPDNIAARKAAEFLGTEHHEIHFSVEEGVKALEKVIYHLETYDIISVRSGVPMYLLSKAIADQGIKVILSGEGADEVFGGHLYFRNAPSEEEFQDETIERVQKLFTADLLRADKTTMAHGLEVRIPFLDTEFLDVAIRIKTEEKQPKTYDGVEKYILRKAFDTEDAYLPSEVLWRQKEQFSDGVGYKWVDELIEYCASQVTDEQLAGASAEFPYNSPTTKEAYLYRSIFHKYYPQVSAAQTVRKWIPKWQENLDPSGRANAAHLNGNFEPVKTTVIA encoded by the coding sequence ATGTCTGGATTGTTAGCCGTTATTGGCAAAGGAAAAGACCCCAAGCTTGTAAAAGAACTTTCTGAGAGAATGTCTCATCGTGGACCTGATGAGAGCGATATTCATATTATGGAAAATGGCAGTATACTTTGTCATGAAAGTCTGTCTATAATTGATCTTAATTCAGGAAAACAACCTATTCAAGGAACCAATAAAGCTTGGATGGTTCACGATGGAGAAATTTATAATTATCAGGAACTTAAAGAAACCATTTTAAAAGATCATACTTTTAGAACCGAATCAGATTCAGAAGTAATTGTACACTTGTATGAAGAATTTGGATATGATTTCTGTAACAAATTGGATGGCGATTTTGCCTTTGTTGTAATTGATGGCGATAAATATATTGCGGGTCGTGATCCGATCGGAGTAAAACCGTTGTATTATGGTTTGGATGAAAGAGGACGAATTTATTTTTCGTCAGAAATGAAATCTATTGCAGATCAGTGTAAATCATTTTCTACTTTTCCTCCGGGACATTATTATACGGCAAAAACAGGTTTTGTAAAATACTATCGTCCAGAATACGAAGATCATAAAAACGCGACTCATGCATTAGATTTAGAGTTGATTCGTGAAAGTTTGATTCAAGCTACAAATAAGCGATTATTAGGCAATGTGCCTTTGGGGACTGTTTTGTCAGGAGGTTTAGATACTTCGTTGATTTCTTCTATTGCTTCTCGATTGCTGAAAGAAAAAGGGCGAAAATTGCATTCGTTTTCTATCGGATTAGATGCTGAAGCGCCTGATAATATCGCAGCAAGAAAAGCGGCAGAATTTTTAGGAACAGAGCATCACGAAATCCATTTTTCTGTTGAAGAGGGAGTTAAAGCATTAGAAAAAGTAATTTATCATTTGGAGACATACGATATTATTTCTGTAAGATCTGGTGTTCCTATGTATTTGCTTTCAAAAGCTATTGCAGATCAAGGTATAAAAGTTATCTTGTCAGGCGAGGGTGCTGATGAGGTTTTTGGAGGGCATTTGTATTTTAGAAATGCACCATCAGAAGAAGAATTTCAAGATGAAACGATAGAAAGAGTTCAAAAGTTATTTACAGCTGATTTGCTTCGTGCAGATAAAACGACAATGGCACATGGATTAGAAGTTCGTATTCCATTTTTGGATACAGAATTTTTAGATGTTGCCATTCGAATAAAAACAGAAGAAAAACAGCCAAAAACTTATGATGGCGTTGAGAAATACATTCTAAGAAAAGCTTTTGACACTGAAGATGCTTATTTGCCATCGGAAGTTTTATGGAGACAAAAAGAGCAATTTTCTGATGGAGTAGGATATAAATGGGTAGATGAATTAATTGAATATTGTGCTTCGCAAGTTACAGATGAGCAATTAGCTGGTGCAAGTGCCGAATTTCCGTATAATTCGCCAACGACGAAAGAAGCGTACTTATATCGATCAATTTTTCATAAATACTATCCACAGGTCAGCGCGGCGCAAACGGTTCGTAAATGGATTCCGAAATGGCAAGAAAACCTCGATCCGAGCGGAAGAGCAAATGCAGCCCATTTAAATGGAAATTTTGAACCTGTAAAAACTACTGTTATTGCTTAA
- the secDF gene encoding protein translocase subunit SecDF: MQNKGLIKFFAILFALVSIYQLSFTFVANGVKSEAKAFAGDNPDKELKYLDSIGKEKVLNLGFTDFTYNEVKNKQLNKGLDLEGGINVILQISIKDVLKGLANNSKNPVFNKSLADASANLEGNKTYLNKFFEAFEANSKGTVKLASPDIFANRSLQGEGGVDFQMSDAQVQKVIKRKVDESVESAFKVLRERIDKFGVTQPNIQKLGETGRILVELPGAKDVDRIKKLLGGKAQLEFWETYKIEEIGNFLVSANEALKKTEVKKTETKTVAKDSLNALLTDAKDSSEVKKGNNPLFDKIIGNGGGPVLGYFAPKDTATINDYFKRPEIRVLLAADQHYAKFVWSKPTTIKDPKAKDAKSAADIEVVELYALKGNRDNTPAMSGGVVTDAKDTFDQMGKPAVSMQMNSQGAKVWEELTGRAFAQKSYIAIVLDDIVYSAPGVTSGPIAGGRSEITGSFDVAETKDLANVLNAGKLPASADIIQSTVVGPSLGQAAIDAGTISSVLGFLLVCVWMVFYYGKAGWYANLALLLNLLFLFGIMASFGFVLTLPGIAGIVLTLGTAVDANIIIYERAKEELREGKSLSEAVQASYGWHGAMRSIIDANVTHVLTGAILFIFGTGPIKGFALTLLIGIVTSLFTSIFIARIFIDRNIAGKGDLTFSTNITKNWFTNFHFDFIKIKKFTYIFSSIVVVVSLVSIFFVNGLDEGVDFVGGRTFQVKFEKPVDATAVSDELSAAFGTPVEAKILGDDDQLKITTKYKIKEDGVAIDEEVNQKLYAALQKYFPNTTYDKFINSFDGKKVGVLQASKVGASISEDIKTNSYWAVLGAMAVIFLYLMVSFRKWQYSLGAIAAVAHDVIFVLGVYSLCYKFMPFHMEMDQHFIAAILTVIGYSMNDTVIVFDRVREFIIGNRKGSFEDIVNASINTTLSRTLNTSLMMIIVLLTMFIFGGESIRGFIFAMLIGIIVGTYSSLFIATPVLVDTISSDEKHTIEDKHNKA, translated from the coding sequence ATGCAGAATAAAGGACTTATTAAATTTTTCGCAATTCTATTTGCATTGGTAAGTATTTACCAACTATCATTCACTTTTGTGGCAAATGGTGTCAAAAGTGAAGCTAAAGCTTTTGCAGGAGATAATCCTGATAAAGAGCTGAAATATTTAGATTCTATTGGTAAAGAAAAAGTATTAAACCTTGGTTTTACTGATTTCACTTATAATGAAGTGAAAAACAAACAACTTAATAAAGGTCTTGACTTAGAAGGAGGAATCAACGTAATTCTTCAAATTTCTATTAAAGATGTATTAAAAGGTTTGGCTAATAATTCTAAAAATCCAGTTTTTAATAAATCATTAGCTGATGCATCTGCAAATTTAGAAGGAAACAAAACGTATTTAAATAAGTTTTTTGAAGCTTTTGAAGCAAATTCAAAAGGAACTGTAAAACTTGCATCTCCAGATATTTTCGCTAACAGAAGTCTTCAAGGAGAAGGTGGAGTAGACTTTCAAATGTCTGATGCGCAAGTTCAAAAAGTTATCAAAAGAAAAGTTGATGAGTCTGTAGAAAGTGCTTTTAAAGTATTAAGAGAGCGTATCGACAAATTTGGTGTTACACAGCCAAACATCCAGAAATTAGGAGAAACAGGAAGAATCTTAGTAGAGCTTCCAGGTGCTAAGGATGTTGATAGAATTAAAAAATTATTGGGTGGAAAAGCTCAATTAGAGTTCTGGGAAACTTATAAAATTGAAGAAATTGGTAACTTCTTAGTTTCTGCTAACGAGGCTTTGAAGAAAACTGAAGTTAAGAAAACTGAAACTAAAACTGTTGCTAAAGATTCATTAAATGCATTATTAACTGATGCTAAAGATTCTTCAGAAGTTAAAAAAGGAAACAATCCTTTATTTGATAAAATAATTGGTAACGGTGGTGGACCAGTTTTAGGTTACTTTGCTCCTAAAGATACTGCAACTATCAATGATTATTTTAAAAGACCAGAAATTAGAGTTTTATTGGCAGCTGACCAACACTATGCAAAATTTGTATGGAGTAAGCCAACAACTATAAAAGATCCAAAAGCTAAAGATGCAAAAAGTGCAGCTGATATCGAAGTTGTAGAATTATACGCTTTAAAAGGAAACAGAGACAATACTCCAGCAATGAGCGGTGGTGTCGTAACTGATGCAAAAGATACTTTTGACCAAATGGGTAAACCTGCAGTTTCTATGCAGATGAACAGCCAAGGTGCTAAAGTTTGGGAAGAACTTACAGGAAGAGCATTCGCTCAAAAAAGCTACATTGCTATTGTATTAGATGATATCGTATATTCTGCTCCAGGTGTAACAAGCGGTCCTATTGCTGGAGGAAGATCTGAGATTACGGGTTCATTTGATGTAGCTGAAACTAAAGATTTAGCTAACGTATTAAATGCAGGTAAATTACCAGCTTCTGCAGATATTATTCAATCAACTGTTGTAGGTCCATCTTTAGGACAAGCTGCTATTGATGCAGGTACAATTTCTTCTGTATTAGGTTTCTTATTAGTTTGTGTTTGGATGGTATTCTATTATGGTAAAGCTGGTTGGTATGCAAACCTTGCGTTATTATTAAACTTACTATTCTTATTCGGAATTATGGCAAGTTTTGGTTTTGTATTGACATTACCAGGTATTGCAGGTATCGTATTAACATTAGGTACTGCGGTAGATGCGAACATTATTATCTACGAAAGAGCGAAAGAGGAATTACGTGAAGGAAAATCTCTTTCTGAAGCAGTTCAAGCTTCTTACGGATGGCATGGTGCAATGCGTTCTATTATTGATGCTAACGTTACTCACGTTTTAACTGGAGCTATCTTATTCATTTTCGGAACAGGTCCTATTAAAGGTTTCGCATTAACATTATTAATTGGTATCGTAACTTCATTGTTTACTTCTATCTTTATTGCTAGAATTTTCATTGACAGAAATATTGCTGGAAAAGGAGATTTAACTTTCTCTACAAACATTACTAAAAACTGGTTTACAAACTTCCACTTTGACTTTATCAAGATTAAAAAATTCACTTACATCTTCTCTTCAATTGTAGTTGTAGTAAGTTTAGTTTCTATCTTCTTTGTTAACGGATTAGATGAAGGTGTTGATTTTGTTGGAGGAAGAACTTTCCAAGTTAAATTCGAAAAACCAGTTGATGCTACTGCAGTTTCAGATGAATTATCTGCTGCTTTTGGTACGCCAGTTGAAGCTAAAATTTTAGGTGATGATGATCAATTGAAAATCACAACTAAATATAAAATTAAAGAAGACGGTGTAGCAATTGACGAAGAAGTAAACCAAAAATTATACGCTGCTTTACAGAAATATTTCCCAAATACAACTTACGATAAATTCATCAACTCATTTGATGGTAAAAAAGTAGGTGTTTTGCAAGCTTCTAAAGTTGGAGCTTCTATCTCTGAGGATATTAAAACTAACTCTTACTGGGCAGTTCTTGGAGCAATGGCAGTTATTTTCTTATACTTAATGGTTTCTTTCCGTAAATGGCAATATTCATTAGGTGCGATTGCAGCTGTTGCACACGACGTAATCTTCGTATTAGGAGTTTACTCATTATGCTACAAATTCATGCCATTCCACATGGAAATGGATCAGCACTTTATCGCTGCGATCTTAACAGTAATTGGTTACTCTATGAACGATACTGTAATTGTATTTGACAGGGTGAGAGAGTTTATCATCGGAAACCGTAAAGGAAGTTTCGAAGATATCGTAAACGCTTCTATTAATACTACATTATCTAGAACATTGAATACATCATTAATGATGATCATCGTGTTATTAACGATGTTTATCTTCGGTGGAGAATCTATCAGAGGATTTATCTTCGCGATGTTAATTGGTATTATCGTTGGTACTTACTCTTCATTGTTTATCGCTACGCCAGTATTGGTTGACACGATTTCAAGTGATGAGAAACATACAATTGAAGACAAACACAATAAGGCATAA
- a CDS encoding acyloxyacyl hydrolase — translation MILRQIFFVLFLFAVFQLKAQEKSSNFRVGLSYGFGSEFSNTDYTFENHFYKAQLYYKIKETTNFVYEVLIQPEINFGKHQLLNYYFVKPETPNFEQKRIEYMRLKEVREYVLNVGFMVRKPIGKIFSVYALGSVGPLITDTETERMSKGFAFADVFALGFTVDYNKFRFDVRPSVRHVSNAGLGSSNAGYNTKNIEFGISCQL, via the coding sequence ATGATTCTAAGACAAATATTCTTTGTACTTTTTTTATTCGCGGTATTCCAGCTTAAAGCGCAAGAGAAAAGCAGTAATTTCAGAGTAGGTTTGAGTTATGGTTTTGGAAGTGAATTTAGTAACACGGATTATACTTTTGAAAATCATTTTTATAAAGCACAACTCTATTACAAAATAAAAGAGACTACGAATTTTGTTTATGAAGTTTTAATTCAACCCGAAATCAATTTTGGAAAGCACCAATTGCTGAATTATTATTTTGTAAAGCCAGAGACACCCAATTTCGAGCAGAAAAGAATAGAATATATGAGACTAAAAGAGGTGAGGGAATATGTTCTTAATGTTGGTTTTATGGTTAGAAAACCCATTGGTAAGATCTTTTCGGTTTATGCATTAGGAAGTGTTGGTCCACTTATTACAGATACGGAAACAGAAAGAATGTCTAAAGGTTTTGCTTTTGCCGATGTTTTTGCGCTTGGTTTTACTGTTGATTACAATAAATTCCGGTTTGATGTGCGTCCTAGTGTGAGGCATGTTTCGAATGCTGGTTTAGGAAGCAGTAATGCGGGTTATAACACCAAGAATATCGAATTTGGTATTTCGTGTCAGTTATAA
- the mdh gene encoding malate dehydrogenase, which produces MKVTIVGAGNVGATCADVISYRGIASEVVLLDIKEGFAEGKALDITQCATNTGFNTKVSGVTNDYSKTAGSDVVVITSGIPRKPGMTREELIGINAGIVKTVAENVLKYSPNTIIVVVSNPMDTMTYLALKATGLPKNRIIGMGGALDSSRFRTYLSLALDKPANDISAMVIGGHGDTTMIPLTRLASYNGIPVSQFLSEEVLQKVAADTMVGGATLTGLLGTSAWYAPGASVAYLVDSILNDQKKMIACSVLVEGEYGQNDICIGVPCIIGKNGVEEILDINLNDQEKALFAKSADAVRSMNDALKTILV; this is translated from the coding sequence ATGAAAGTTACCATTGTAGGAGCAGGAAATGTTGGAGCTACATGTGCAGATGTTATTTCTTATAGAGGAATTGCTAGCGAAGTAGTATTGTTGGATATTAAAGAAGGTTTTGCCGAAGGTAAAGCATTGGATATTACACAATGTGCGACAAATACTGGTTTTAATACTAAAGTATCTGGCGTTACCAACGATTATTCTAAAACTGCAGGAAGCGATGTAGTAGTAATTACATCAGGAATTCCGAGAAAACCAGGAATGACGAGAGAAGAATTAATTGGTATCAATGCGGGAATTGTTAAAACAGTTGCTGAGAATGTGCTAAAGTATTCTCCTAATACAATTATTGTTGTAGTTTCCAATCCGATGGATACCATGACGTATTTGGCTTTAAAAGCTACAGGTCTTCCAAAAAATAGAATTATAGGTATGGGTGGAGCTTTAGATAGTTCTCGTTTTAGAACGTACCTTTCATTAGCTTTAGACAAACCAGCAAATGATATTTCGGCAATGGTAATTGGAGGGCATGGAGATACTACTATGATTCCGTTAACGCGTTTAGCTTCTTATAACGGTATTCCGGTATCGCAATTTCTTTCAGAAGAAGTATTGCAAAAGGTTGCTGCAGATACAATGGTAGGAGGAGCAACTCTTACAGGTCTTCTAGGGACTTCTGCTTGGTATGCGCCAGGAGCTTCTGTTGCATATTTAGTAGATAGTATTTTGAACGATCAGAAAAAAATGATTGCATGTTCTGTTTTAGTAGAAGGAGAATATGGTCAAAATGATATCTGTATAGGAGTGCCTTGTATAATTGGTAAAAACGGTGTGGAAGAAATTCTAGATATAAACTTAAACGATCAGGAAAAGGCTTTATTTGCGAAAAGTGCAGATGCAGTTCGTAGTATGAATGATGCCTTAAAAACGATTTTAGTATAA
- the asnB gene encoding asparagine synthase B, whose translation MCGIVCAFDLKQKAEALRPQVLEMSKIIRHRGPDWSGIYSNDKAILSHERLAIVDPASGKQPLFTEDKKLVLAANGEIYNHRDLRKQFEGKYNFQTESDCEVILALYREKGVSFVDELNGIFGFAIYDVDKDEYFVARDHMGIIPLYIGWDQHGTFYVASELKALEGYCTKIELFPPGHYLSSKDGEFVQWYKRDWTEYDAVKDNETSIPEIRKALEAAVHRQLMSDVPYGVLLSGGLDSSITSAVAKKFAQKRIESDDTTDAWYPQLHSFSVGLEGSPDLAAARKVADHIGTIHHEIKFTIQEGLDAVRDVIYNLETYDVTTVRASTPMWLMARVIKSMGIKMVLSGEGADELFGGYLYFHKAPNAKEFHEENVRKLGKLHMYDCLRANKSLAAWGIEGRVPFLDKEFMDVAMRINPQDKMINKEHPMEKWVVRKAFEDMLPESVAWRQKEQFSDGVGYSWIDTLKEVVAREVSDEQLANARFKFPLQTPTSKEEYYYRSIFTEHFPSDAAALCVPQEASVACSTKIALEWDEAFKNLNDPSGRAVANVHDDAYVK comes from the coding sequence ATGTGTGGAATTGTATGTGCCTTTGATCTTAAACAAAAAGCCGAAGCGTTAAGACCTCAAGTATTAGAAATGTCAAAAATCATTCGTCACCGCGGACCAGATTGGAGCGGAATTTACAGTAATGATAAAGCAATTCTTTCTCATGAGCGTTTGGCAATTGTAGATCCAGCTTCAGGAAAACAGCCTTTGTTTACAGAAGACAAAAAATTAGTTTTGGCTGCAAATGGTGAGATTTACAACCACAGAGATTTGCGTAAACAATTTGAAGGAAAATATAACTTTCAAACAGAAAGTGACTGTGAAGTTATTTTAGCACTTTACAGAGAAAAAGGAGTAAGCTTTGTTGATGAATTAAACGGAATCTTCGGATTTGCAATTTACGATGTTGATAAAGATGAGTATTTCGTAGCTCGTGACCACATGGGAATTATTCCATTATATATTGGATGGGATCAACACGGCACTTTCTACGTAGCTTCTGAGTTAAAAGCTTTGGAAGGATATTGTACAAAAATCGAATTATTCCCTCCAGGACATTATTTATCAAGCAAAGACGGTGAATTTGTACAATGGTACAAAAGAGACTGGACAGAATATGATGCAGTAAAAGACAACGAAACTAGCATTCCAGAAATCAGAAAAGCATTAGAAGCAGCAGTTCACAGACAATTAATGAGTGACGTTCCTTACGGAGTTTTACTTTCGGGAGGTTTAGATTCTTCTATTACTTCAGCTGTAGCTAAGAAATTTGCTCAAAAAAGAATCGAGTCAGATGATACTACAGATGCTTGGTATCCGCAATTGCACTCTTTCTCTGTTGGATTGGAAGGTTCTCCAGATTTAGCTGCAGCAAGAAAAGTAGCAGATCATATCGGAACTATTCACCACGAAATTAAGTTTACAATCCAAGAAGGTTTAGATGCAGTTCGTGATGTAATTTACAACTTAGAAACGTATGATGTAACTACAGTTAGAGCTTCAACTCCAATGTGGTTAATGGCGAGAGTGATCAAATCTATGGGAATCAAAATGGTTCTTTCAGGAGAAGGAGCAGATGAGTTGTTTGGAGGATATTTATATTTCCACAAAGCGCCAAATGCTAAAGAATTCCACGAAGAAAACGTTCGTAAATTAGGAAAACTTCACATGTATGATTGTTTACGTGCAAACAAAAGTTTAGCAGCTTGGGGAATTGAAGGTCGTGTGCCATTCTTAGATAAAGAATTTATGGATGTTGCAATGCGTATTAACCCGCAAGATAAAATGATCAACAAAGAGCATCCGATGGAAAAATGGGTTGTTCGTAAAGCTTTTGAAGATATGCTTCCAGAAAGTGTTGCTTGGAGACAAAAAGAGCAATTTTCTGATGGAGTAGGATACAGCTGGATTGATACTTTGAAAGAAGTGGTAGCTAGAGAGGTTTCAGATGAGCAATTGGCAAATGCTAGGTTCAAATTTCCATTGCAGACTCCAACTTCAAAAGAAGAGTATTACTATCGTTCAATTTTTACAGAACATTTCCCAAGTGATGCTGCAGCATTATGCGTTCCTCAGGAAGCAAGTGTAGCTTGTAGTACAAAAATTGCTTTGGAGTGGGATGAAGCTTTCAAAAACTTAAACGATCCATCTGGAAGAGCAGTAGCAAATGTTCACGATGATGCTTATGTTAAATAA
- the lgt gene encoding prolipoprotein diacylglyceryl transferase, with amino-acid sequence MTHALNLVWNPSEGINLGFFMIRYYSLMFVIAFGLGWFLMKKMFERENESIEKLDSLFVWTVLATLIGARLGHVLFYDWEYFRNHLLEIFLPIRFEPEFQFTGFQGLASHGAAIAIIVAMYYYSKKILKRPLLWILDRVVIPVASGAIFVRLGNFFNSEIIGNETDSAFGIRFLHDKFSKAEAVQKTGIADPKEAYNAIVSDPRFANLLAEVPSRHPTQLYEAICYVFVFAILYFLYWKTNARLKSGLLFGLFLVLLFVVRFIVEFVKESQGGFESELGLFSTGQWLSIPFIIIGLFFVIRAQRNPLAES; translated from the coding sequence ATGACACACGCCTTAAATTTAGTTTGGAATCCTTCTGAGGGAATCAACTTAGGATTTTTTATGATTCGCTATTACAGCTTAATGTTTGTAATTGCTTTTGGTTTAGGATGGTTCCTAATGAAAAAGATGTTCGAAAGAGAAAACGAATCAATAGAAAAACTAGATTCTTTATTTGTTTGGACAGTATTAGCCACTTTAATTGGAGCTCGTTTAGGTCATGTTTTATTTTACGATTGGGAATATTTCAGAAATCATTTACTAGAAATTTTCCTTCCAATTAGATTCGAACCAGAATTTCAATTTACTGGTTTCCAAGGATTAGCAAGTCACGGAGCAGCAATTGCGATTATTGTTGCCATGTATTATTACAGTAAAAAAATATTAAAGCGTCCGTTATTATGGATTTTAGACCGTGTTGTAATTCCAGTTGCGAGCGGCGCTATCTTTGTTCGTTTAGGGAATTTCTTTAACTCAGAAATTATCGGAAACGAAACTGACTCTGCTTTTGGAATCCGTTTCCTTCATGATAAATTCAGTAAGGCTGAAGCAGTTCAAAAAACAGGAATAGCAGATCCAAAAGAAGCTTATAATGCGATTGTTTCAGACCCAAGATTTGCTAATTTATTAGCCGAAGTACCTTCAAGACATCCTACTCAGCTTTACGAAGCAATCTGTTATGTTTTTGTTTTTGCTATTCTATACTTTTTATACTGGAAAACAAATGCAAGACTTAAATCTGGTCTATTATTCGGATTGTTTTTAGTGCTTTTATTCGTTGTACGTTTCATCGTGGAGTTTGTAAAAGAAAGTCAAGGCGGTTTTGAGAGCGAATTAGGCTTATTTTCAACAGGACAATGGTTAAGCATACCATTTATCATTATCGGGCTTTTCTTTGTCATTAGAGCACAGAGAAATCCTTTAGCAGAATCATAA